Genomic segment of Candidatus Deferrimicrobium sp.:
ATCGACTACGTGACCGAGGAGTGCCCGATGAGCGAGGACGCGACGTCCCTCGTCTACAAGGAGGCGCTGTCGCGCATCGAGGACCGGATGCCGGGGACGCGGATCGTCTTCTACAAGGGGTTCCTCGACCCATCGAACCCGCTGCGGAAAGGGCCGGAGTCCGCGGCGCCGGCCGATGGCGTTCCGATGCCGGAAGATGATCCGGAGGTGGACGTCGCACTCCGGACGGAAGCCGACGCGGAGGCGGGCGGTGGAACATTCGGGAGGTGCGCGTCGTGCGGCGCCCCGACGTACACGGAGACGTGCTCCTACTGCCGGATGAAGGAGCGTGTCCGGATAGCGCGCTCCCAGCGGGCTGCGAGGGGTTCCCGATGACGGCGGGCAACCGCGTGCGCAAGGGTCCGTTCCGGGAGGGAGAGGACATCCTGCTGATCTCCGCCAAGGGGGAGGAGCACCTCATCACGCTCACGCCGGGGAAGGCGTTCGGCACGCACAAGGGGAACCTGCCGCACGACGACCTGATCGGCAAGGAGGACGGCGGCCGCGCGTGGACCGCGATGGGCAGCGAGTACCGCGCCTTCCGGCCCACCTACATGCAGTTCATCATGAACCAGAAGCGCCACGCGCAGATCATCTACCCGAAGGACACGGGGACGATCCTGATGTGGGGAGACATCTTCCCCGGAGCCACGGTGATCGAGGCGGGAATCGGGTGGGGGGCCCTCACCATCAAGCTTCTGGAGGCGGTCGGCCCGGCGGGGAAGGTGGTCTCGTACGAGATCCGGGAAGATTTCGCGGAAAGCGGCGCGGGCACCGTTCGGCGCTACCTCGGCGAGTGCGAAAACCACGAAGTGAAGGTGCGGGACATCTACGTCGGGATCGATGAGAGGGAGGTGGACCGGATCGTCCTTGACCTGCCGGAGCCGTGGCAGGCCGTCCCCCACGCGCGCGAGGCGCTCGCCCCGGGAGGAATCGTCCTTTCCTACCTCCCTTCCGCGATCCAGGTGAAGCAGCTGTGCGACCGGTACGCCGAGGAGGGCGGCTTCGCGGAGCCCGAGACGTTCGAGGTGATCCTTCGCCCCTGGCACGTGAAGGGGAACTCCGTCCGCCCCGTCCAGTGGATGTTCTCCCACTCCGCCTTCCTGGTGGTGACGCGGAAGATCACCCCCTGAAGCAAGCAGTGCATGTAAGAAGGAAGGTGGCCCGGTACGGCGATCGTTCTCAGGAACGTCCCTGTTCTGCGGACCGGAGCCAGTCGAACGTCTTCGCGAGGCCCCCGGAGAAGGCGACCTTCGGGTCGTAGCCGATGAGGTCCCGTGCGAGGGAGATGTCGGCCAACGAGTCGCGCACGTCCCCCACGCGACCCGGTTCGAAAACTGGCAGTACGCGCTTCCCCGCCAGCCCGTAAACGATCTCGAGGATGTCGAGGAGCGACACCCGCTCCCCGCAGGCGATGTTGACGACCTTGCCGCACGCGGTCTTCGGGGCGAGGCAGGCCGCGATGTTGGCCTGGATCACGTTGTCGATGTAGGTGAAGTCGCGCGTCTGGAGGCCGTCGCCGTAGACGGTGGGGGGGACTCCTCGGAGCACCGAGGTGACGAACCGGGGAATGACGGCGGCGTACGTCGACGTCGGGTCCTGCCGGGGGCCGAACACGTTGAAGTATCGCAGGGAGACGGTCTCGAGCCCGTAGATCTCATGGAAGATGCGCAGGTAATATTCCCCCATCAGCTTCTGCGCCGCGTAGGGGGATTTCGGGTTGGGGGTCATCGATTCCCGCTTGGGGAGCTGGGGGGTGTCGCCGTAGGCGGAAGAGGAGGCGGCGAAGACCACGCGCCGGACGCCGGCGTCGCGCGCCGCGACGAGCAGGTTCACCGTCCCCGCCACGTTGATCTCGTTGGAGAGGACCGGGTCGGCCACGGAACGCGGCACCGAGGGGAGCGCCCCCTGGTGAAGGACGAACTCGACGCCCGCCGCCGCCTTTCGGACGGTTTCGAGGTTCCGCAGGTCCCCCTCGACCAGCTCGAACGCGTCGCCGTAAGCCTCCGCCACCCCGGCGAGGTTTTCCCGTTTCCCTGTGAGGAAGTTATCGAGGACCCGCACGCTCTGCCCGGAGGAAAGGAGCGCCCGCGTCAGGTTCGACCCGATAAACCCCGCCCCGCCAGTGACCATGTACTTCATCCCGCCCACCCCCCGCGCGGTCAGAGCTTGACGATCTTGCGACCGTTGTGATGCCCCTTCAGCGCGTTGCGGGTGTCGACGATCATTTTCGCCTCGCGGGCGATCATTTTATAATCGAACGCGGCGTGGTTCGTCACGATCACCACGCAGTCGGCCTTTCGGAGCGTCGCGGCGGAAAACGGCGACGCGGAGAGCGTCATCCCCGCCTCCCGCACCTCGGCCACGTACGGGTCGCAGTACGACAGGTGCGCCCCCCTTTTCGCCAGGAGCTGCAGGATGTCGAGGGCCGGCGACTCTCGCACGTCGCTGATGTCCTTCTTGTACGCCACGCCCAGCACCAGCACCTTCGCCCCGTTGACCGCCTTCCGGTTCCGGTTGAGCGCCTCGGCCACCTTTTCCACCGTGTAGTGCGGCATCTGCCCGTTCACCACGCCCGCCAGCTCGATGAAGCGCGACTCGAACCCGAACTGCTTCGCCTTCCACGACAGGTAGAACGGGTCCAGCGGGATGCAGTGCCCGCCGATCCCCGGTCCCGGGTAGAAGGGCATGAAGCCGAATGGCTTCGTCCCGGCCCCGTCGATCACTTCCCACACGTCGATCCCCATCCGGTTCGACATGAGCGCGATCTCGTTCACCAGCGCGATGTTCACCGACCGGAACGTGTTCTCGAGCAGCTTCACCATCTCGGCCACCGCCGCGGTCGACACCGGGTGGACGTTTTCGAGCACGCCGCTATAGAGCGCCACCGCCATCTTCGTGCACGCGGGCGTCACGCCGCCCACCACTTTCGGGATGTTCTTCGTCGTGAACTTCTCGTTCCCGGGATCGACCCGCTCGGGCGAGAAGGCGAGGAAGATGTCCTTCCCCACCTTGAACCCCTTCTCCTCCACCATCGGGCCGAGGACCTCCTGCGTCGTTCCGGGGTACGTGGTGCTCTCGAGGACGATCAGCATGTCCTTGTGAAGATACTCCACCAGATGATCCATCGCGCCGACGATGTAGGAGAGGTCCGGATCCTTCGTCTTGCGCAGCGGCGTGGGGACGCAGATGTTGACCGTGTCCGCCATTCCGACCGCCGAGTAGTCGGTGGTCGGCGTGAGCAGTCCCGCATCGATCGCGTTTTTCACCGCCTCGGACGGGACGTCCCCGATGTACGACTTCCCGTCCCGCAGCGCGCGAACCTTGGACCCGTCGGTGTCGATGCCGATGACCGGGATCCCCGCGTCGGCGTACTCCATCGCCAGCGGAAGCCCGACATACCCCATGCCCACGATCGCGGCGGTGAAGTTCTTCCCTTTGATGCGGGACAGCAGACCTTTCTCGTTCCGGATATTGGCCATGTCCCTGCGATCCCTCCTTCGCGCCCGATCAGTATCAGGCCGATTTCAGTTTCTTCAGCTCCGCGACCATCTCCGGCACCGCCTTGAAGAGGTCGGCCACCAGCCCGTAGTCCGCCACCTGGAAGATCGGGGCCTCCTCGTCCTTGTTGATCGCCACGATGACCTTGCTGTCCTTCATCCCCGCCAGGTGCTGGATCGCTCCGCTGATCCCCAGCGCGATGTAGAGCTCCGGCGCGACGATCTTCCCGGTCTGCCCCACCTGCCAGTCGTTCGGAGCCCACCCCGCGTCCACCGCCGCCCGCGACGCGCCGATCGCCGCGTTCAGCAGGTCCGCCAGCTCCTCGACCAGCTTGAAGTTCTCCTGCGCCTTGATGCCGCGCCCCGCGGAGACGATCACCCGCGCCTCCGTCAGCTCCGGCCGCTCCGATTTCGTCTCCTGCCGCGAGACGAACGCCGTGCCACCCGCCTCCGCCGTGACCGCCACCTTCTCCACGGGGGCCTTCGCTCCACCCATCGCCGCCGCGTCGAAGGCCGTCTGCCGCACCGTGAACAGGAGCGGGCTGCCGGATAGGGACACCGTGCCGATCGCGTTCCCCGCGTACATCGGGCGCTTCACCCGCAGCGTCTCCCCGTCCTTCTCCAGCCCGACGATGTCGCTCGCCAGCGGGGCGTCGAGCAGCCCGGACAGCCGCGGCATGAAATCCTTCCCGAACGTCGAGGCCGGCGCGAACACCGCGCCGTACCCCTTCGACTTCACCACCTGCGCCACCGCGCCCGCGTACGTCACCGCGAGGTATTTCGAGAACGCCGCCCCCTCTCCCAGCAGGACCTTGCGCACGCCCGTGCCCGCCGCCACGTCGGCCACCGC
This window contains:
- a CDS encoding SDR family oxidoreductase; the protein is MKYMVTGGAGFIGSNLTRALLSSGQSVRVLDNFLTGKRENLAGVAEAYGDAFELVEGDLRNLETVRKAAAGVEFVLHQGALPSVPRSVADPVLSNEINVAGTVNLLVAARDAGVRRVVFAASSSAYGDTPQLPKRESMTPNPKSPYAAQKLMGEYYLRIFHEIYGLETVSLRYFNVFGPRQDPTSTYAAVIPRFVTSVLRGVPPTVYGDGLQTRDFTYIDNVIQANIAACLAPKTACGKVVNIACGERVSLLDILEIVYGLAGKRVLPVFEPGRVGDVRDSLADISLARDLIGYDPKVAFSGGLAKTFDWLRSAEQGRS
- a CDS encoding electron transfer flavoprotein subunit alpha/FixB family protein, whose translation is MADILVVVEHQDGVFKKNTLSVVSAAKALAGLSGGEVDALVLGDGVAAVADVAAGTGVRKVLLGEGAAFSKYLAVTYAGAVAQVVKSKGYGAVFAPASTFGKDFMPRLSGLLDAPLASDIVGLEKDGETLRVKRPMYAGNAIGTVSLSGSPLLFTVRQTAFDAAAMGGAKAPVEKVAVTAEAGGTAFVSRQETKSERPELTEARVIVSAGRGIKAQENFKLVEELADLLNAAIGASRAAVDAGWAPNDWQVGQTGKIVAPELYIALGISGAIQHLAGMKDSKVIVAINKDEEAPIFQVADYGLVADLFKAVPEMVAELKKLKSA
- a CDS encoding nucleotide sugar dehydrogenase, giving the protein MANIRNEKGLLSRIKGKNFTAAIVGMGYVGLPLAMEYADAGIPVIGIDTDGSKVRALRDGKSYIGDVPSEAVKNAIDAGLLTPTTDYSAVGMADTVNICVPTPLRKTKDPDLSYIVGAMDHLVEYLHKDMLIVLESTTYPGTTQEVLGPMVEEKGFKVGKDIFLAFSPERVDPGNEKFTTKNIPKVVGGVTPACTKMAVALYSGVLENVHPVSTAAVAEMVKLLENTFRSVNIALVNEIALMSNRMGIDVWEVIDGAGTKPFGFMPFYPGPGIGGHCIPLDPFYLSWKAKQFGFESRFIELAGVVNGQMPHYTVEKVAEALNRNRKAVNGAKVLVLGVAYKKDISDVRESPALDILQLLAKRGAHLSYCDPYVAEVREAGMTLSASPFSAATLRKADCVVIVTNHAAFDYKMIAREAKMIVDTRNALKGHHNGRKIVKL
- a CDS encoding tRNA (adenine-N1)-methyltransferase, with product MTAGNRVRKGPFREGEDILLISAKGEEHLITLTPGKAFGTHKGNLPHDDLIGKEDGGRAWTAMGSEYRAFRPTYMQFIMNQKRHAQIIYPKDTGTILMWGDIFPGATVIEAGIGWGALTIKLLEAVGPAGKVVSYEIREDFAESGAGTVRRYLGECENHEVKVRDIYVGIDEREVDRIVLDLPEPWQAVPHAREALAPGGIVLSYLPSAIQVKQLCDRYAEEGGFAEPETFEVILRPWHVKGNSVRPVQWMFSHSAFLVVTRKITP